The region CCGTGCTCAGCAACGCCGGGGCCATCATTGAAGCAGTTAAACAAGGGCACATCAAGCACTTCTTCCTGGTGGGCGGCTGCGACGGTTCCAGGAAAGGCCGCAGCTACTACACGGAGTTCGTGGAAAAAACGCCGGAGGATACGGTAATCCTCACCCTGGGTTGCGGCAAGTATCGTTTCAACAAAATGGATCTGGGGAACATCGGCCCCTTCCCGCGGCTGTTAGATATGGGACAATGCAATGACTCCTACTCTGCCATCAAAGTAGCCGTAGCCCTGGCGGAAGCCTTCGGCTGCGGGGTTAATGACCTGCCCCTGACCTTAGTGCTTTCCTGGTTTGAGCAAAAAGCGGTGGCTATTCTCTTGACCCTGCTGGCCCTCGACGTGAAGAACATTTACATCGGGCCTTCCCTGCCGGCGTTCTTGACACCCAATGTGCTCAATGTGCTGGTGGAAAAATGGAACCTGAAGCCGGTTTCCAGCCCGGAAGAAGACCTGAAGCAAATCTTAGGCGCATAACCGGGATAATTAAGAGCTAGTTGCACAGAGACAGTGCAATTAGCTCTTTTTATTTTCCAAGCACCGATAATTTCCTCCTAAATCAAATTTGGTGTGTTGACATTCCGTAAAACTCTGAAGTATAATTATGTATTTCATTTGACAGGATGCGAAAATTGTTGTACAATATACCTCGGAAAAGAGGTGGTTTTATGGCGGCCAAGGAAGTTTTGGCAAGTATCAAGAATACTTTAGATGATTGTGTTGGCCAGAGAATTAAGCTGAAAGCCAACAAGGGCAGGAAAAAGGTCTACGAGCGAACCGGCGTGTTGGAGCAGACCTATCCCCATATTTTCGTCATAAAACTGGACGAGCACCACAGCGTGGTGCGGCGGGTATCTTTCAGTTACACCGATGTCTTGACGGAAACCGTGGAATTAACGGTTTATCGCGGTGGCAAAGAACAAAAAATCAAAGCGGTTAAGTCTTAAATAACACCGGGTCTTGAGCCCGGTATTTTTTTGCCTCTCAACCTCCTTTTGAACAATTAACCTGCCCGAGACATAAGATGTAGTACTAAGCTCCCCGGAGGAGCAAGTAACACCACTGGCTGCGCCTGGCATATACTGTGATGAAATCATTCAGAAAGGAGGTTACCCCCCTTATGGATAGAGGCTATTATGATCACAAGAAAGGAAAGGGGCATCATAAGGATCACGACGATGACTACAATAAGAACCAGAACAACAACCAAGTAGAATACGAGGAAGAAACCATCAACGGCTTGCGGGTCAGGAGACGTCGCTTTAAGGTCCAACATGTGGTAGGAGAAAACACGACCCAAGTTACCCTGCGCTCGGTAGTCTCATTCCCTGTGGAAGTGCGCAAAATTATGGACGTTACCGCCGAGGTGCGGGATCTTACCGCCACGCCGCTGCCGGACAAAGTGATTGTCGAAGGGGTATTCCACAAGCAGGTAGCCTGGGTGGCCAACGTGAGCGCCGAGGTCAACGGTATTAGCTACATCCAGGATGCCGTTTACGACTTACCGGTGGATGAGAGATTCACCACTTTCGTGGAACTGCCCGGTGTGACCCCGGATTCCGTGGTGGATGTGGATGCCCGGGTGGAGTATGTGGATCACACCGACATCCCCGATGCGGCCAGTGTGGGCGACCAGTGGCAGCAAACGGTAATCTTGGAAGTCCATGTGCGGGCGACGGAAACCATGGAAGTGGATGTGATCACCGACGTCATCGTGCCTCCGGGCTCCGGTATCAAGGTGGTCAAGGAGAAGGTTAAGGTAGAAGAGGTCTTGGGCGAAGCGGAGAAACAAGTCAACATCATGGCCAACATCAACCTGCCGGCCGGGGTGGAAGCGGCAAAGGTGAAAAGCGCCGACGCCGAGGTGCGGAATATCACCACCGAGGTACTGCCTAACAAGGTGATCGTGCAGGGTACCTTGCACAAGCAAATCTTCTACGTGGATGCTGCTACCCGTCAATTGTTCGAGTTCGGTTTCGACGAAGATTTCACCACCTTTGTGCACCTGGAAGGGGTTGAGCCTAGAACCGATGTGACGGTGAACGCTCAATTGGAGTACGTCAAGTTTGACTTGACATCCCCGACGACCGCCAACCAGTCGGCCATCATCAAGCTGGTGGTACGGGCCGTCGCCACCAGGGAAATCAAAGTGGTGACCGATGTTATCGGACCGGGCATTGACGTCGTCAAAGAAATCCTCAAAGCCGAGCATGTGGTGGCGGAAGGCAAGCAGCAAGTGGCCATTGAAAACACCAGCATCACCTTCCCGCGTCCGGCCCGGAAAGTGGCGAAAGTGGACAGCAAGA is a window of Clostridia bacterium DNA encoding:
- a CDS encoding DUF3794 domain-containing protein, whose protein sequence is MDRGYYDHKKGKGHHKDHDDDYNKNQNNNQVEYEEETINGLRVRRRRFKVQHVVGENTTQVTLRSVVSFPVEVRKIMDVTAEVRDLTATPLPDKVIVEGVFHKQVAWVANVSAEVNGISYIQDAVYDLPVDERFTTFVELPGVTPDSVVDVDARVEYVDHTDIPDAASVGDQWQQTVILEVHVRATETMEVDVITDVIVPPGSGIKVVKEKVKVEEVLGEAEKQVNIMANINLPAGVEAAKVKSADAEVRNITTEVLPNKVIVQGTLHKQIFYVDAATRQLFEFGFDEDFTTFVHLEGVEPRTDVTVNAQLEYVKFDLTSPTTANQSAIIKLVVRAVATREIKVVTDVIGPGIDVVKEILKAEHVVAEGKQQVAIENTSITFPRPARKVAKVDSKIEINRSESKILPNKIIVVGNLHKQLFYVDVCTNGVFETSVDEPFTTFVDVKGAKPGMNVTYHRRIEHVDVTNQGPIPTPEEVCPPAVYVPENYRWKQTAIVEIKVRVTETKELNVVTDIIIGGKSDVCEDDDYGKVRYHVVKPGDTLFKIAQMYGTTVEELMRLNPGVDPNNLQVGRKLKVRCGIPGAKG
- a CDS encoding Veg protein, producing MAAKEVLASIKNTLDDCVGQRIKLKANKGRKKVYERTGVLEQTYPHIFVIKLDEHHSVVRRVSFSYTDVLTETVELTVYRGGKEQKIKAVKS